The Deinococcus wulumuqiensis R12 genome has a window encoding:
- a CDS encoding methyltransferase domain-containing protein, which yields MTWNPDQYHQFKAARSAPARDLQAMLPDLPYARVVDLGCGTGEQTAQLAKRFAQAEVLGLDSSADMLARAAAKLPNLRFEQGEIQNLSGSFDLLYSNAALQWLPDHPRLLARLWEHLNPGGVLAVQVPANHDHASHRLLTETAGEFEAELGGFTRFGTAHGASPVLTPAAYAEVLDGLGAADVTALSRVYPVVLGGAEGLIEWTKGTALVPYLSRLSEADGARFLDAYRSKLKAEFPGERVYYAFTRVLFVATRPEL from the coding sequence ATGACCTGGAACCCCGACCAGTACCACCAGTTCAAGGCCGCCCGCAGCGCCCCGGCACGGGACCTGCAGGCGATGCTTCCCGACCTGCCCTATGCGCGGGTCGTGGACCTCGGCTGCGGGACCGGCGAGCAGACGGCGCAACTTGCGAAACGGTTCGCCCAGGCGGAAGTGCTGGGGCTAGACAGCAGCGCGGACATGCTGGCAAGGGCGGCGGCAAAGCTTCCTAACCTGCGTTTTGAACAGGGCGAGATTCAGAACCTGAGCGGCAGCTTCGACCTGCTGTATTCCAACGCCGCCTTGCAGTGGCTGCCCGACCATCCCCGGCTGCTGGCGCGGCTGTGGGAACACCTGAACCCCGGCGGGGTGCTGGCGGTGCAGGTTCCGGCCAACCACGACCACGCCTCGCACCGGCTGCTGACCGAGACGGCGGGTGAGTTTGAGGCCGAACTGGGCGGCTTTACCCGCTTCGGCACGGCGCACGGGGCTTCGCCGGTGCTGACGCCCGCCGCCTATGCCGAGGTGCTCGACGGGCTGGGGGCGGCGGACGTGACGGCCCTCAGCCGGGTGTATCCCGTGGTGCTCGGCGGGGCGGAGGGATTAATCGAATGGACGAAGGGCACCGCGCTGGTCCCCTACCTCTCCCGGCTGTCGGAGGCGGACGGAGCGCGGTTCTTGGACGCCTACCGGAGCAAACTGAAGGCCGAGTTTCCCGGCGAGCGGGTGTACTACGCCTTCACGCGGGTGCTGTTCGTGGCGACGCGGCCTGAACTTTAA
- the hisB gene encoding imidazoleglycerol-phosphate dehydratase HisB encodes MSRAATVHRRTSETDLTVRLDLDAPAYDPPATGHGFFDHMLDALARHSRLGLSVSGTGDLHIEPHHLIEDAGITLGQALTQALGDRRGIERYGSAFVPMDETLAHVVVDLSGRAHLEFHPEQLDVYGSAGGMTHYHLREFLRGFCNHGGVTLHVRLLAGREAHHVIEAVMKAFARALRDAVAVTSDALPSTKGSL; translated from the coding sequence ATGTCCCGCGCCGCCACCGTTCATCGCCGCACCAGCGAAACGGACCTCACCGTCCGCCTCGACCTCGACGCCCCGGCTTACGACCCCCCGGCCACCGGACACGGGTTTTTCGACCACATGCTCGACGCGCTTGCCCGGCACAGTCGCCTCGGCCTGAGCGTGTCGGGCACGGGCGACCTGCACATCGAGCCGCATCACCTCATCGAGGATGCCGGCATCACGCTGGGGCAGGCGCTCACGCAGGCGCTCGGGGACCGCCGGGGCATCGAGCGCTACGGGTCGGCGTTCGTGCCGATGGACGAAACTTTGGCGCATGTCGTGGTGGACCTCTCGGGCCGGGCGCACCTCGAATTTCACCCGGAACAGCTCGACGTGTACGGCTCTGCGGGCGGCATGACCCACTACCACCTGCGCGAGTTTCTGCGCGGCTTTTGCAACCACGGCGGGGTCACGCTGCATGTGCGACTGCTCGCAGGCCGCGAGGCGCACCACGTCATCGAGGCGGTCATGAAGGCCTTTGCCCGCGCCCTGCGCGACGCGGTGGCGGTGACTTCGGACGCCCTGCCAAGTACCAAGGGGAGCCTGTAA
- the ddrA gene encoding single-stranded DNA-binding protein DdrA: MKLSDVQKRLQAPFPAHTVSWKPAAFNAERTRALLLAHVDARTVQDRLDAICPDEWSFEMEVVQGAPSPTVKGRLTVLGVTREDIGEAPEGSSAAYKAAASDALKRCAVQFGIGRYLYDLPKQWADWDDARRGPRQLPELPEWARPDHERSPGGAHLVQAMEQLRYELPEDLDLQREVYKHLKAALGSIHPVPTGPVPTGPVQGGRAA; encoded by the coding sequence ATGAAGCTGAGCGATGTCCAGAAACGACTTCAAGCCCCGTTTCCCGCTCACACCGTGAGTTGGAAACCCGCCGCGTTCAACGCCGAGCGCACCCGCGCCCTGCTGCTGGCGCATGTGGATGCCCGCACGGTCCAGGACCGGCTGGACGCCATTTGCCCCGACGAGTGGAGTTTCGAAATGGAGGTCGTGCAGGGGGCGCCCAGCCCCACCGTCAAGGGCCGCCTGACCGTCCTCGGCGTGACCCGCGAGGATATCGGCGAGGCGCCCGAGGGCAGCAGCGCCGCGTACAAGGCGGCGGCGAGCGACGCCCTGAAGCGCTGCGCGGTGCAGTTCGGCATCGGGCGTTACCTCTACGACCTGCCCAAGCAGTGGGCCGACTGGGACGACGCGCGGCGCGGCCCCAGGCAACTGCCCGAGCTGCCCGAGTGGGCGCGGCCCGACCACGAACGTTCGCCCGGCGGCGCCCACCTGGTGCAGGCGATGGAGCAGCTGCGCTACGAACTGCCCGAGGACCTGGACCTGCAACGCGAGGTCTACAAGCACCTCAAGGCCGCGCTCGGTAGCATTCACCCGGTGCCGACAGGTCCCGTGCCGACCGGCCCGGTGCAGGGCGGGAGGGCCGCATGA